In Sporosarcina sp. PTS2304, a genomic segment contains:
- the cydD gene encoding thiol reductant ABC exporter subunit CydD: MDKYLLHYRGSKQVMALIGLLTAVQSIAIVFQAIYLAKAITQLFQGADGSEALRSFVIFVFVNSVRHFIQWAKDRISYRFADQTAREYEQLLLRKIFAVGPQLIGKYGSGHLVTLGLEGIPKFRKYLELIVPRTLAMAIMPFVIVAYVFTLDKMSAITLVIVLPILIIFLILIGMVSKKQIDAQMDTYRLLSRHFVDSLRGIVTLKYLGRSRSHEQSIAKVSDNYRIATNRSLRYAFLSSFSLDFFASLSVAVVAVELGLRLINGQILLEPSLVILILAPEYFAPVRELGNDFHATADGKDASAQIHSILDESEVAAPVQLKPIMRWSENSTMELQNLRVELGDQIIFEDLYLRLKGYEKIGIIGHSGAGKTTLIDVLSGFTIPAFGECVVDGQVLPHLAVADWQDQIAYIPQHPTIFPDTIFANIRFYEPDASNEEVKEAAERVGLDRLIKTFPNGYAERIGAGGRTLSGGEEQRVALARSLLQRRQILLFDEPTAHLDIETEHELKQLILPLLEDKLVIFATHRIHWMREMDKIIVMDEGEIVEIGSHEQLLQRNGAYCQLLEARGKGDTV, encoded by the coding sequence ATGGATAAATACTTGCTTCACTACAGAGGAAGTAAACAAGTGATGGCGTTGATTGGACTGCTAACAGCGGTTCAATCAATCGCCATTGTTTTTCAGGCTATATACTTAGCAAAAGCTATTACGCAATTGTTCCAAGGTGCAGATGGGAGTGAAGCGCTTCGGTCTTTTGTGATTTTTGTGTTTGTAAATAGTGTACGTCATTTCATTCAATGGGCAAAGGATCGAATTTCTTATCGTTTTGCCGATCAAACTGCTAGAGAATATGAACAACTTTTGTTACGAAAGATTTTTGCTGTCGGTCCGCAGTTAATAGGAAAGTATGGTTCAGGCCATTTAGTAACGTTAGGATTAGAAGGAATACCAAAATTCCGAAAATATTTGGAATTGATTGTCCCTCGAACGCTAGCCATGGCGATTATGCCATTTGTCATTGTGGCGTATGTTTTTACGCTGGATAAAATGTCTGCTATTACGTTAGTTATCGTTTTACCGATATTAATTATTTTTTTAATTTTAATTGGGATGGTGTCAAAGAAACAAATTGATGCACAAATGGATACGTACCGCTTATTATCGCGGCATTTCGTGGATTCATTAAGAGGAATTGTCACTTTAAAGTATTTAGGGCGCAGTCGATCCCACGAACAGTCTATTGCAAAAGTAAGTGATAACTACCGAATAGCAACGAACAGATCATTACGTTACGCCTTTTTATCTTCATTTTCATTGGACTTCTTTGCGAGTCTTTCTGTAGCTGTTGTGGCTGTAGAATTAGGACTTCGACTTATTAATGGACAAATACTTTTGGAACCGTCGTTAGTAATATTAATATTGGCGCCTGAATATTTTGCGCCTGTTAGAGAGCTAGGTAATGACTTTCACGCTACAGCTGACGGTAAAGATGCTAGTGCACAAATTCATTCGATATTAGATGAATCTGAAGTCGCTGCACCTGTACAGTTGAAACCAATAATGCGTTGGAGCGAGAATTCTACAATGGAGTTACAGAATCTGCGTGTCGAGCTTGGAGATCAAATTATTTTCGAAGACCTGTATTTACGATTAAAAGGCTATGAAAAGATTGGGATTATTGGACATTCGGGTGCAGGAAAAACTACGCTAATAGATGTGCTTTCAGGATTTACAATTCCTGCTTTTGGAGAATGTGTAGTAGACGGACAAGTATTGCCTCACCTAGCTGTAGCAGACTGGCAAGATCAGATTGCTTATATTCCTCAACACCCAACCATATTTCCGGACACTATCTTTGCTAATATTCGATTTTATGAGCCTGATGCATCAAATGAAGAAGTTAAGGAAGCAGCCGAACGTGTAGGGTTAGACCGTCTGATTAAAACATTCCCAAATGGCTATGCTGAAAGAATCGGTGCTGGAGGTCGTACGTTGAGTGGTGGAGAAGAACAACGTGTTGCCCTCGCGCGTTCTTTATTGCAACGCCGTCAGATTTTACTGTTTGATGAACCGACTGCCCATTTGGATATTGAAACAGAACATGAGTTAAAACAATTAATCTTACCTTTGTTGGAAGACAAACTTGTCATCTTTGCGACACATCGGATTCATTGGATGCGGGAGATGGATAAAATAATTGTTATGGATGAAGGAGAAATTGTAGAAATAGGATCTCATGAACAACTACTACAGCGTAACGGTGCGTATTGTCAATTGCTTGAGGCACGCGGAAAGGGAGATACAGTATGA
- the cydC gene encoding thiol reductant ABC exporter subunit CydC — protein MNLYEKHIIPYAKTYKKTLLSTILLGTLTILSAAMLTFTSGYLISRTSERPENILLVYIPIVAVRTFGISRAALRYVERLLGHHAVLKMIADMRVHLYRVLEPQALFIRSRFQTGDLLGTLADDIEHLQDVYIRTLFPTVIGLFLFSFSVIVLAVYDWKFALMMALCLSIVSFVYPMLSLYLMKKNQQHSKKMHSQLYNTMTEGIFGLRDWIISGRKEQFLSAFKEESQASHELDKKLAFWQQSRTVQLQIFSGLLVVVVGIWAGQQAANGLLMPTYIAAFTLVTLPIVEGLIPISHAIERLPAYEASLKRIDLVHEYRVDKISPLEIQESVSDATITLHDVSYRYDEQSHDAVQRITLSIEQGQKIAILGKSGAGKSTLIQLLLGVLQPTHGSVLINKEPAPHYGDTIYDVVSVLNQKPYLFATTVENNIKLGRLDATPEDIQRVINQVGLTTYLQSLPAGSKTQMEETGQRFSGGERQRIALARILLKQNPVVILDEPTVGLDPLTEHSLVETIHDALQEQTIIWVTHHLMGMEKMDCIVFMEDGKVVMQGTHKELLATNDRYRQLYEIDRGI, from the coding sequence ATGAATTTGTATGAAAAGCATATTATTCCGTATGCTAAGACGTATAAAAAAACATTATTATCTACCATTCTACTAGGTACATTAACCATTCTCTCCGCAGCGATGCTGACGTTCACTTCGGGTTATTTAATTTCAAGGACATCGGAAAGACCGGAAAATATTTTACTAGTCTATATTCCGATTGTCGCTGTTCGTACGTTTGGAATTTCAAGGGCCGCACTGCGTTATGTCGAACGTTTGCTTGGCCATCATGCAGTCTTGAAAATGATTGCAGATATGCGAGTCCATTTATACCGTGTACTTGAACCACAGGCATTATTTATCCGTTCACGTTTTCAAACGGGAGATTTGCTTGGAACATTAGCAGACGATATTGAACATTTACAAGACGTGTATATACGGACGTTATTTCCAACAGTGATTGGACTGTTTTTATTTAGCTTTTCGGTTATTGTATTAGCCGTCTATGATTGGAAGTTTGCGCTTATGATGGCACTTTGTTTAAGTATTGTGTCATTCGTTTACCCAATGCTATCACTGTATTTGATGAAGAAAAATCAGCAACACTCAAAAAAGATGCACAGCCAATTGTATAATACGATGACAGAAGGAATTTTCGGCTTGCGCGACTGGATAATCAGCGGCCGCAAAGAACAATTTTTATCAGCATTTAAAGAAGAAAGCCAGGCCAGCCATGAATTAGATAAGAAACTAGCTTTTTGGCAACAGTCCAGAACTGTTCAATTGCAAATCTTTTCTGGACTGTTAGTAGTCGTTGTTGGTATATGGGCGGGACAGCAAGCAGCCAATGGTTTATTAATGCCAACATATATAGCTGCATTTACGTTAGTGACATTACCTATTGTAGAAGGATTAATCCCTATATCTCATGCGATCGAACGCCTTCCAGCTTATGAAGCTTCTTTAAAACGGATAGATCTCGTTCATGAATATAGAGTGGATAAAATTTCACCTCTTGAAATACAAGAGAGTGTGTCTGACGCGACGATTACACTACATGATGTCAGTTATCGATATGACGAACAGTCTCATGATGCCGTACAACGTATCACATTGTCGATTGAGCAAGGTCAAAAGATAGCGATTCTAGGAAAAAGCGGTGCCGGGAAATCGACACTTATACAACTACTGTTAGGTGTGCTACAGCCTACACACGGTTCAGTGCTAATCAATAAAGAACCTGCTCCCCATTATGGGGATACGATATACGATGTGGTGAGTGTATTAAACCAAAAACCTTATCTTTTTGCTACTACAGTTGAAAATAATATTAAACTCGGACGATTAGATGCTACACCAGAGGATATTCAGCGGGTAATCAATCAAGTGGGATTAACGACGTATTTACAATCTTTGCCTGCAGGCAGTAAAACACAGATGGAAGAAACAGGTCAGCGTTTTTCAGGAGGAGAAAGACAGCGTATTGCGCTAGCAAGAATTTTATTGAAACAAAATCCTGTAGTGATCTTAGATGAACCTACTGTAGGATTAGATCCGTTAACAGAACATTCATTAGTCGAAACTATACATGATGCGCTGCAAGAACAAACTATAATCTGGGTGACACATCATTTGATGGGGATGGAGAAAATGGATTGCATTGTATTCATGGAGGATGGAAAAGTGGTTATGCAAGGTACCCATAAAGAACTCCTGGCAACGAATGATAGATACCGTCAACTATATGAAATTGATCGAGGAATATAA
- a CDS encoding methyl-accepting chemotaxis protein, which translates to MRTIGSKLILSIVLLVIGGTVLLGFFAYENSSKALLAQAEITLNEKAMDTAHYIEERFERNFVELEAFAESQEVRSMDIELQKAYLAKKLEERDSYLTFAIVTADGVSHYIDGTEADLSDRQYIIDAFAGETTLSSTIISRVTGEPVIMTATPINTESGTPALLLARMNGYDLSDVIEGVGFGESGYAFILDETGKVIGHPERSLVKEEVGFFDQTEEGKEQSAEIDDLREILTSEEGVIHYQYAGKDRYLGYHTLENGWKIAVVSFTDEMLSGMYGLKKAFLIIGSIIVLLGVLIAYFMARSISKPIQVVKAIGEQLAEGSFNYKIPERYLNRTDEIGSLSHTLLRMTDNMRDMIHNVRNGSTNLAESSQVLDQKSEELTKMSHEISSAIEQVDHGSEMQVQMSEDSARAMEEMSTGIQNVAEIAANIAGNSDHITEQVSEGHIAVRVSVDQMNSIQMTTTESTTVIRQLAEEALEIGQISKMITDISEQTNLLALNASIEAARAGDAGKGFAVVASEVRKLSEQTAESASQINRLIDSVQVHTNDAVKAAEQGEQNVGKGLEVINQLGDRFGEIVRSIEQISQDIGEMSAVSEEMSASSEEVSAAMEEMAATARDASDYIGEVKNAADHQLQTVEEMEQYTDRLLMLAEELRSSINRFSI; encoded by the coding sequence ATGCGAACGATAGGTTCAAAATTGATTTTATCAATTGTTTTGTTAGTAATAGGCGGAACAGTACTACTAGGTTTTTTTGCTTATGAGAATAGCTCGAAAGCACTTTTAGCTCAAGCGGAAATTACATTAAATGAAAAAGCGATGGATACTGCCCATTATATTGAAGAGCGCTTTGAACGTAACTTTGTTGAATTGGAAGCGTTCGCAGAAAGTCAGGAAGTACGCAGTATGGATATAGAATTGCAAAAAGCGTATTTAGCTAAAAAGCTTGAAGAAAGAGATAGTTACTTAACGTTCGCGATTGTTACTGCTGATGGGGTTTCTCATTACATAGATGGAACAGAAGCGGATTTAAGTGACCGCCAATATATTATTGATGCTTTTGCGGGTGAGACAACTTTATCAAGTACAATCATCAGTCGTGTGACGGGCGAACCTGTCATTATGACTGCAACTCCTATAAACACGGAAAGTGGGACACCTGCTCTTCTTTTAGCTCGTATGAATGGCTATGATTTGAGCGATGTTATAGAAGGCGTTGGTTTCGGAGAGAGTGGTTATGCATTTATTTTAGATGAAACAGGAAAGGTAATTGGTCATCCCGAACGTTCATTAGTAAAAGAAGAAGTAGGATTTTTTGATCAAACAGAAGAAGGTAAAGAGCAATCAGCTGAAATTGATGACTTGCGGGAAATTTTAACTTCCGAAGAAGGAGTGATCCACTATCAATACGCAGGCAAAGATCGTTACCTTGGCTATCACACATTAGAAAATGGTTGGAAAATTGCAGTCGTATCTTTTACGGATGAGATGCTAAGTGGAATGTACGGATTAAAAAAAGCCTTTCTAATTATAGGAAGTATTATTGTATTACTAGGTGTATTAATTGCATACTTCATGGCACGCTCCATTAGTAAACCTATTCAAGTAGTAAAAGCGATTGGGGAACAGCTTGCTGAAGGAAGTTTTAATTATAAAATCCCTGAGAGATATTTAAACAGAACAGACGAAATCGGATCATTATCACATACACTGCTACGAATGACTGATAATATGCGCGATATGATACACAATGTTCGAAACGGCTCTACAAATTTAGCAGAGTCTTCGCAAGTATTGGATCAGAAATCGGAAGAATTGACGAAGATGTCTCATGAAATTTCATCAGCTATTGAACAAGTAGATCATGGTTCTGAAATGCAAGTGCAAATGTCGGAGGACAGTGCCCGAGCGATGGAAGAAATGTCTACAGGTATTCAAAACGTTGCAGAAATAGCAGCGAATATTGCTGGCAACTCAGATCATATTACAGAGCAAGTGAGCGAAGGGCATATAGCGGTGCGAGTCTCTGTAGATCAAATGAATAGTATTCAAATGACTACAACCGAGTCGACGACAGTGATTCGCCAGTTAGCGGAAGAGGCATTGGAAATTGGTCAAATTTCAAAAATGATTACGGATATATCAGAGCAAACTAATTTGCTGGCATTAAACGCATCTATTGAAGCAGCACGTGCTGGAGATGCTGGTAAAGGGTTTGCAGTAGTTGCAAGTGAAGTACGTAAACTTTCCGAACAAACAGCAGAATCAGCATCACAAATTAATCGGTTAATAGATAGCGTACAAGTGCATACAAATGACGCGGTGAAAGCGGCTGAACAAGGGGAGCAAAATGTTGGCAAAGGGTTAGAGGTAATTAATCAATTAGGTGACCGGTTTGGTGAAATTGTTCGTTCTATTGAACAAATTAGTCAAGACATTGGTGAAATGAGTGCTGTTTCTGAAGAAATGTCTGCTAGCTCAGAAGAAGTAAGTGCAGCGATGGAGGAGATGGCAGCTACAGCAAGAGATGCTTCTGATTATATCGGGGAAGTGAAAAATGCTGCAGATCATCAATTGCAGACAGTTGAAGAGATGGAACAATATACAGATCGGCTGTTAATGTTAGCTGAAGAATTACGATCGTCCATTAATAGATTTTCAATTTGA